In one Pseudomonas hydrolytica genomic region, the following are encoded:
- a CDS encoding LuxR C-terminal-related transcriptional regulator, which translates to MTDLSRSPGFPYAPASPVEARFYRPPLPAGHVPRPRLCQRLEEGLQGRLLLVCAPAGFGKSSLAIEFCEGLPEHWHSLWLGLSERDQDPGRFLERLLQGLQQFYPALGEEALGLLKMRQRHQPFAFEQWLDGLLDELADELDDGQPLLLVLDDYHLAQGPVLDRCLQFFLNHLPPGVLLLVTSRQRPDWHLARLRLSRQLLELNEQDLRLTTGEVDALLSSQGARLQRPQVADILQRSEGWVAGLRLWLLAVEELDGDAQEDLALHGGEGLIREYLLEEVIERQPPEVQQFLYETACLERFCAGLCDAVRDSHDSAAIIRQLQANQVFLVPLDEQGQWFRYHHLFSDLLNARSLEGQVRSQGGAHLRACRWFAAQGMLDSAIEQALLAGQADVAASLVQNLSEEQMLAEQNIAMLLRWKTNLPDDLLASTPRLIMLYGWALALACQLDAAQELLEQLGRFLPAADPLGQRSLLAQWQALDGVIARGRGDGARAEQQCSEALAGLPAERYGPHFMCLSTLANLAMVRGDLWRARGLNREALELAQRIDNPLFEALAHYERARVLQARGEVLRALSEVRQGLAHLQGLPVQRSYSVRARLTLYEGYLLSLRLQPRAAEQLQAGIAEARSCRDVGVLIGYCVLACLEGRRGRPAEAFALLGEAERLMHVWDVPAIYYLAMITLIKCELWLRQGQVELAAAWLPQLAETYGDQGRALAPEFHPQLALHIDLQQAALERLQGDVEAAERRLRALQQQAQGLGGQLVGLMAQAQLAQLLRQTGREREAQQQLDGCLEVAQGGALLPFVELLEHQPQWLRERLQLRPACPQRDALLAQLPAAREADEDVAPEESGPTEKLSGREMAVLQLIARGCSNQEISERLFISLHTVKTHARHINSKLGVERRTQAVARAKGLGLLR; encoded by the coding sequence ATGACAGACCTTTCCCGTTCGCCTGGTTTCCCTTACGCACCGGCCTCGCCGGTCGAGGCGCGTTTCTACCGGCCACCGCTGCCGGCAGGGCATGTGCCCCGGCCCAGGTTGTGCCAGCGCCTCGAAGAGGGGCTGCAGGGGCGCCTGCTGCTGGTCTGTGCGCCTGCGGGGTTCGGCAAGAGCTCCCTGGCCATCGAGTTTTGCGAGGGGTTGCCCGAGCACTGGCACAGCCTGTGGCTGGGGTTGAGCGAGCGCGATCAGGACCCTGGGCGCTTCCTCGAGCGCCTGCTGCAAGGGCTGCAGCAGTTCTACCCAGCTCTCGGTGAAGAAGCGCTCGGCCTGCTGAAAATGCGTCAGCGCCACCAGCCGTTTGCCTTCGAACAGTGGCTCGATGGTCTGCTCGATGAGCTTGCCGACGAGCTGGATGACGGTCAGCCGCTGTTGCTGGTGCTGGACGACTATCACCTGGCGCAGGGGCCGGTGCTCGACCGTTGCCTGCAGTTCTTCCTCAATCACCTGCCACCCGGCGTCCTGCTGCTGGTGACCAGCCGCCAGCGGCCCGACTGGCATCTGGCTCGCCTGCGTCTGTCGCGGCAGTTGCTGGAGCTCAACGAACAGGACCTGAGGCTCACCACCGGCGAGGTGGATGCCCTGCTGAGCAGCCAGGGGGCTCGCCTGCAGAGGCCGCAGGTCGCCGATATCCTGCAGCGCAGCGAGGGCTGGGTAGCAGGCCTGCGCCTGTGGCTGCTGGCGGTCGAGGAGCTCGATGGCGATGCCCAGGAGGACCTGGCGCTGCATGGCGGCGAGGGGCTGATCCGCGAGTACCTGCTCGAGGAAGTGATAGAGCGGCAGCCGCCCGAGGTGCAGCAGTTCCTCTATGAGACGGCCTGCCTGGAGCGCTTCTGCGCCGGGCTCTGCGATGCGGTGCGCGACAGTCATGACAGCGCCGCGATCATCCGGCAGTTGCAGGCCAATCAGGTATTTCTGGTGCCGCTTGACGAGCAGGGCCAGTGGTTTCGTTACCACCACCTGTTTTCCGACCTGCTCAACGCGCGATCGCTCGAGGGCCAGGTTCGCTCGCAGGGCGGCGCTCATCTGCGCGCATGCCGCTGGTTCGCCGCGCAGGGCATGCTGGACTCGGCCATCGAGCAGGCATTGCTGGCCGGTCAGGCCGATGTCGCCGCCAGTCTGGTGCAGAACCTTTCCGAAGAGCAGATGCTGGCAGAGCAGAACATCGCCATGTTGCTGCGCTGGAAGACCAACCTGCCGGACGACCTGCTGGCCAGTACGCCGCGCTTGATCATGCTCTATGGCTGGGCGCTGGCACTGGCCTGCCAGCTGGATGCCGCGCAGGAGCTGCTGGAGCAGCTCGGACGTTTCCTGCCTGCGGCCGATCCGCTCGGCCAGCGCAGCCTGCTGGCGCAGTGGCAGGCGCTCGATGGCGTCATCGCGCGTGGCCGTGGCGACGGCGCGCGGGCCGAGCAGCAATGCAGCGAGGCGCTTGCCGGCCTGCCCGCGGAGCGCTATGGCCCCCATTTCATGTGTCTGTCGACGTTGGCCAATCTGGCCATGGTACGTGGCGATCTGTGGCGAGCGCGAGGCCTCAATCGCGAGGCCCTGGAGCTGGCGCAGCGCATCGACAACCCGCTGTTCGAAGCGCTGGCGCATTACGAGCGTGCTCGCGTGCTGCAGGCGCGTGGCGAAGTGCTGCGGGCGTTGAGCGAGGTGCGCCAGGGGCTGGCGCATCTGCAGGGCTTGCCTGTGCAGCGCAGCTATTCGGTGCGAGCACGTCTGACCCTGTACGAGGGCTATCTGCTCAGCCTGCGCCTGCAGCCGCGGGCGGCCGAGCAGCTGCAGGCCGGTATCGCCGAGGCGAGAAGCTGTCGCGACGTCGGTGTGCTGATCGGTTACTGCGTGCTGGCCTGTCTGGAAGGGCGCCGCGGCCGCCCCGCCGAGGCCTTTGCCCTGCTCGGTGAGGCGGAGCGGCTGATGCATGTATGGGACGTACCGGCGATCTACTACCTGGCGATGATCACCCTGATCAAGTGCGAGCTGTGGTTGCGTCAGGGGCAGGTCGAGCTGGCCGCCGCCTGGCTGCCGCAACTGGCCGAAACCTATGGCGATCAGGGGCGCGCCCTGGCGCCGGAGTTCCATCCACAGCTGGCCCTGCACATCGACTTGCAGCAGGCGGCGCTGGAGCGTCTACAGGGCGATGTGGAGGCTGCGGAGCGGCGTCTGCGTGCCTTGCAGCAGCAGGCCCAGGGGCTCGGTGGGCAACTGGTGGGGCTGATGGCGCAGGCGCAGCTGGCTCAGCTGCTGCGGCAGACGGGCCGCGAGCGTGAGGCGCAGCAGCAGCTCGACGGCTGCCTGGAGGTCGCCCAGGGCGGTGCTCTGCTGCCGTTCGTCGAACTGCTCGAGCACCAGCCGCAGTGGCTGCGCGAGCGTTTGCAGTTGCGTCCTGCTTGCCCGCAGCGCGATGCGCTGCTCGCCCAGTTGCCGGCCGCTCGGGAGGCGGACGAGGACGTGGCGCCGGAGGAGAGCGGCCCGACGGAAAAGCTCAGCGGCCGTGAGATGGCCGTGCTGCAGCTGATCGCGCGCGGCTGTTCCAATCAGGAGATCAGCGAGCGCCTGTTCATCTCCCTGCACACGGTCAAGACCCACGCCCGCCACATCAACAGCAAGCTCGGCGTCGAGCGGCGCACGCAGGCGGTGGCGAGGGCCAAGGGCCTCGGCCTACTGCGCTGA
- a CDS encoding AraC family transcriptional regulator — translation MKNALNFTAELVPVAYAEALLALAEERGVPRDALFAAARVRPEVLGSPNGRLSFQDFHLLTQAALERCGEPALGLVLGQRLNVSTHGILGYAVLSSANLGKALQFALKYYRVLGLAFELELVEQGEDMELRAVESFPMGPQSRFAAEGLLTSIHTIARFLLGEELQGLAVGFAHAAPDYATRYAEVFGVAAQFEQPWHWLRLPRHYLQRPMALANPATVQMCEQQCEALLASLDVQDGLLTRVRRLLLARPGDFPDLESAASALHTSGRSLRRHLAQMGTSYQQVLDEVRKRLALQYLTTTHLPLYEIAQLLGFSDPSNFRRAFRKWTGKLPGDYRNEAL, via the coding sequence ATGAAAAACGCGCTGAACTTCACTGCCGAACTGGTTCCCGTGGCCTATGCCGAGGCCTTGCTGGCGCTGGCCGAGGAGCGGGGTGTGCCGCGCGATGCCCTGTTCGCCGCCGCACGGGTGCGCCCCGAAGTGCTGGGCAGCCCGAACGGACGTCTGTCCTTTCAGGATTTTCACCTGCTCACCCAGGCCGCGCTGGAGCGCTGCGGCGAACCGGCGCTGGGCCTGGTGCTGGGCCAGCGGCTCAACGTCTCCACCCATGGCATCCTCGGTTATGCGGTGCTGTCCAGCGCCAACCTGGGCAAGGCGCTGCAGTTCGCTCTGAAGTACTACCGGGTGCTTGGCCTGGCTTTCGAGCTGGAGCTGGTGGAGCAGGGCGAGGACATGGAATTGCGCGCCGTCGAGTCCTTCCCCATGGGGCCGCAATCGCGCTTTGCCGCCGAAGGCCTGTTGACCAGCATTCACACCATCGCCCGCTTCCTGCTCGGCGAGGAATTGCAGGGGCTCGCCGTCGGCTTCGCCCATGCCGCGCCGGACTACGCCACACGCTACGCCGAGGTGTTCGGCGTGGCGGCGCAGTTCGAGCAGCCCTGGCACTGGTTGCGCCTGCCGCGGCACTATCTGCAGCGGCCCATGGCCCTGGCCAACCCGGCCACGGTGCAGATGTGCGAGCAGCAGTGCGAGGCGCTGCTGGCCAGCCTCGACGTGCAGGACGGCCTGCTCACCCGCGTGCGTCGCCTGCTGCTGGCGCGCCCTGGCGATTTCCCCGACCTCGAAAGCGCCGCCAGCGCCCTGCACACCAGTGGCCGCAGCCTGCGCCGGCACCTGGCGCAGATGGGCACCAGCTACCAGCAGGTGCTCGACGAGGTACGCAAGCGCCTGGCCCTGCAGTACCTGACCACCACGCATTTGCCGCTGTACGAGATCGCCCAGTTGCTGGGTTTCAGCGACCCGTCCAACTTCCGCCGTGCATTCAGGAAATGGACCGGTAAACTGCCCGGCGATTATCGAAACGAGGCCCTCTGA
- a CDS encoding MBL fold metallo-hydrolase, protein MNTAERPSLIRETFPVGPLQCNCTIIGDPITKKAIVVDPGGNPDLIMARLEAHGLKVVSIIHTHAHLDHFLASGQMKEKTGATLHLHKEDQFLWDNLEMQCRMFGVPYTPVPAPDRWLADDEELACGCGVALHTPGHTPGSMSFWFEDAKLLIAGDTLFRRGIGRTDLWGGDYATIESSIRQRLYRLDEDATVVTGHGPDTRLGDEMRENPFIRA, encoded by the coding sequence ATGAACACCGCCGAACGCCCCTCCCTGATCCGCGAGACCTTTCCCGTCGGCCCCTTGCAGTGCAACTGCACCATCATCGGCGATCCGATTACGAAGAAGGCCATCGTGGTCGATCCGGGCGGCAATCCCGATCTGATCATGGCGCGTCTGGAGGCCCATGGTCTCAAGGTGGTCAGCATCATCCACACCCATGCCCACCTGGATCACTTCCTCGCCTCCGGGCAGATGAAGGAGAAGACCGGCGCCACGCTGCATCTGCACAAGGAGGATCAGTTCCTCTGGGACAATCTGGAGATGCAGTGCCGCATGTTCGGCGTGCCCTACACCCCGGTCCCGGCGCCGGACAGGTGGTTGGCCGATGACGAGGAGCTGGCCTGCGGTTGTGGTGTGGCGCTGCACACGCCGGGGCATACGCCGGGTTCGATGAGCTTCTGGTTCGAAGACGCCAAGCTGCTGATCGCCGGCGACACCCTGTTTCGCCGTGGTATTGGCCGTACCGACCTGTGGGGCGGCGACTACGCCACCATCGAGAGCTCCATCAGGCAGCGCCTGTATCGCCTGGACGAGGACGCCACCGTGGTCACCGGGCACGGGCCGGATACTCGCCTCGGCGACGAGATGCGCGAGAACCCGTTTATCCGTGCCTGA
- a CDS encoding alpha/beta fold hydrolase produces the protein MSNSLSLQPPLAAGFARLGFGALPLERLKARYGNAAQGSRYVEIDGFNVHYRDEGSRDKPALVLIHGVVASLHTWDGWAEAFAPHYRIIRFDVPGFGLTGPARDGEYSAERMIRVLGLLLDYLQVDKADIAGNSLGGYIAWNFALAQPQRVGKLVLIDPAGYPMAKVPWMIAAAALPGATVAMPLWMPRALIAQGIKEVYGEPGRIKPGVVDRYYDLSRRPGNRRGMMDIFRVLLKVNRQELHTTPQRVAGIQAPTLLMWGERDRWISPRHVPLWQRDLPGIQVKVYPGVGHIPMEEIPEQSAADAMRFLLG, from the coding sequence ATGTCCAATAGCCTGTCGCTGCAGCCGCCATTGGCCGCTGGCTTCGCCCGCCTGGGGTTCGGTGCCCTGCCGCTGGAACGCCTGAAAGCGCGTTATGGCAACGCTGCCCAAGGCTCCCGCTATGTCGAGATCGACGGTTTCAATGTCCATTACCGTGACGAAGGCAGCCGCGACAAGCCGGCACTGGTGCTGATCCACGGCGTGGTGGCCTCGCTGCATACCTGGGACGGCTGGGCAGAGGCCTTCGCCCCGCACTACCGCATCATCCGTTTCGACGTGCCCGGCTTTGGCCTCACCGGCCCGGCGCGCGACGGCGAGTACTCGGCCGAGCGCATGATTCGCGTGCTTGGCTTGCTGCTCGACTACCTGCAGGTGGACAAGGCGGATATCGCCGGCAATTCCCTCGGTGGTTACATCGCCTGGAATTTCGCCCTGGCCCAGCCCCAGCGGGTCGGCAAGCTGGTGCTGATCGATCCGGCCGGCTACCCCATGGCCAAGGTGCCCTGGATGATCGCCGCCGCCGCGCTGCCTGGAGCGACCGTGGCCATGCCGCTGTGGATGCCGCGCGCGCTGATCGCCCAGGGCATCAAGGAGGTTTACGGCGAGCCGGGGCGGATCAAGCCCGGTGTGGTCGACCGCTACTACGACCTGTCGCGCCGCCCCGGCAACCGCCGCGGCATGATGGACATCTTTCGCGTGCTGCTGAAGGTCAACAGGCAGGAGCTGCACACCACACCGCAACGGGTGGCCGGCATCCAGGCACCGACCCTGCTGATGTGGGGCGAGCGCGACCGCTGGATCTCGCCCCGGCACGTGCCGCTGTGGCAGCGCGACCTGCCGGGCATTCAGGTCAAGGTCTACCCGGGGGTGGGACACATTCCCATGGAGGAGATTCCCGAGCAGAGCGCGGCCGATGCGATGAGGTTTCTGCTGGGTTGA
- a CDS encoding TetR/AcrR family transcriptional regulator has protein sequence MDELTERGAIRAVFEDLGGYGALAPQQGSGSEGPLVGHLQRTNIQLAAIGVFARKGLEQVTVNDLLEAAQVSRRTFYKYFANKMDVLEGIYQTSVQLLLARFRQMQQVAGSPQAWLRAMVGLFFDYHLAVGPIIRLMQEEALRADSPLAAHRQRAHQEMLRLVVERLEPELTPRDPLVYQALIWALEAASLDLLGRSASREQIEQAKAVLGDLLIASLCPGST, from the coding sequence ATGGACGAGCTGACCGAGCGCGGGGCGATACGCGCGGTGTTCGAGGACCTCGGCGGTTACGGCGCGCTGGCCCCACAGCAGGGTAGCGGCAGCGAGGGCCCGCTGGTCGGGCACCTGCAGCGCACCAACATCCAGTTGGCGGCCATCGGCGTGTTCGCCCGCAAGGGCCTGGAGCAGGTCACGGTGAACGACCTGCTGGAGGCGGCGCAGGTATCGCGGCGTACCTTCTACAAATACTTCGCCAACAAGATGGACGTGCTCGAGGGCATCTACCAGACCTCGGTGCAACTGCTGCTGGCGCGGTTTCGCCAGATGCAGCAGGTAGCCGGCAGCCCGCAGGCCTGGCTGCGCGCCATGGTCGGCCTGTTCTTCGACTACCACCTGGCGGTCGGACCGATCATCCGATTGATGCAGGAGGAGGCGCTGCGTGCCGATTCGCCGCTGGCCGCGCACCGTCAGCGCGCCCATCAGGAGATGCTGCGTCTGGTGGTGGAGCGGCTGGAGCCGGAGCTGACGCCGCGCGATCCGCTGGTGTATCAGGCGCTGATCTGGGCGCTGGAAGCCGCCTCGCTCGACCTGCTCGGGCGCAGCGCCAGCCGCGAACAGATCGAGCAGGCCAAGGCGGTACTCGGCGACCTGCTGATCGCCTCGCTGTGCCCGGGCTCAACCTAG
- a CDS encoding DUF1329 domain-containing protein, which produces MKTTKKLWQSGVLTLSLLATSVMAAVSPDEAAKLGASLTPVGAEMAGNADGSIPAWTGGLPANAGSVDGKGFLSDPFASEQPLFTITAQNVEQYKDKLTPGQLAMFKRYPESYKMPVYPTHRSASLPASVLEATKQNAVNTRMVEGGNGLENFKTANPFPIPQNGLEAIWNHITRYRGGSVRRLVTQATPQPNGSYSLVYFQDEFTFRDALTDFDPSKESNVLFYFKQRVTAPSRLAGNVLLVHETLNQVKEPRLAWLYNAGQRRVRRAPQVSYDGPGTAADGLRTSDNFDMYNGAPDRYDWKLNGKKEIYIPYNAYKLDSPNLKYSDIIKAGHINQDLTRYELHRVWHVTATLKSGERHIYAKRDFYIDEDTWQASLIDHYDGRGTLWRVAEAHAQYYYDKQVPWYTVETLYDLLSGRYLALGMKNEEKQAYDFNYKASSSDYTPAALRQAGVR; this is translated from the coding sequence ATGAAAACAACAAAAAAACTGTGGCAAAGCGGTGTCCTGACCCTGTCTCTGCTGGCGACCAGCGTGATGGCGGCAGTGTCGCCGGATGAAGCGGCCAAGCTGGGTGCCAGCCTGACGCCGGTCGGTGCTGAAATGGCGGGTAACGCCGATGGTTCGATTCCGGCCTGGACCGGCGGTCTGCCGGCCAATGCAGGCAGCGTCGACGGCAAGGGCTTCCTGTCGGACCCGTTCGCCAGCGAGCAGCCGCTGTTCACCATCACCGCGCAGAACGTCGAGCAGTACAAGGACAAGCTGACCCCCGGCCAGCTGGCGATGTTCAAGCGCTATCCCGAAAGCTACAAGATGCCGGTCTACCCGACCCACCGTTCGGCGAGCCTGCCGGCTTCGGTACTCGAGGCGACCAAGCAGAACGCGGTGAACACCCGTATGGTTGAGGGCGGCAACGGTCTGGAGAACTTCAAGACTGCCAACCCCTTCCCGATTCCGCAGAACGGCCTGGAAGCGATCTGGAACCACATCACCCGCTACCGCGGTGGCAGCGTGCGTCGTCTGGTGACTCAGGCGACTCCGCAGCCGAATGGTTCCTACTCGCTTGTTTACTTCCAGGACGAGTTCACCTTCCGCGATGCGCTGACCGACTTCGATCCGAGCAAGGAAAGCAACGTACTGTTCTACTTCAAGCAGCGCGTCACCGCTCCGTCGCGTCTGGCCGGTAACGTGCTGCTGGTGCACGAGACCCTCAACCAGGTCAAGGAGCCGCGTCTGGCCTGGCTGTACAACGCCGGTCAGCGTCGCGTGCGTCGTGCGCCGCAGGTGTCCTACGACGGTCCGGGTACCGCGGCCGACGGTCTGCGTACCTCCGACAACTTCGACATGTACAACGGTGCGCCGGATCGCTACGACTGGAAGCTCAACGGCAAGAAGGAGATCTACATCCCCTACAACGCCTACAAGCTGGATTCGCCGAACCTGAAGTACTCCGACATCATCAAGGCCGGCCATATCAACCAGGACCTGACTCGTTACGAGCTGCACCGCGTCTGGCATGTGACCGCGACCCTGAAGTCGGGCGAGCGCCACATCTACGCCAAGCGTGACTTCTACATCGACGAGGATACCTGGCAGGCTTCGCTGATCGATCACTACGACGGTCGCGGTACCCTGTGGCGCGTAGCCGAGGCGCATGCCCAGTACTACTACGACAAGCAGGTGCCGTGGTACACCGTGGAGACCCTGTACGACCTGCTGTCCGGTCGCTACCTGGCTCTGGGTATGAAGAACGAGGAGAAGCAGGCCTACGACTTCAACTACAAGGCCTCCAGCAGCGACTACACTCCGGCGGCCCTGCGCCAGGCGGGCGTTCGCTAA
- a CDS encoding OmpA family protein: MSRLSLIAACSAALLLAGCASQNPYDQSAPSSNKTATYGGLGALAGAAAGALINHDNRGKGALIGAAVGGAAGAGYGYYADRQEAELRRQMQGTGVEVQRQGDVIQLIMPGNITFATDSAEIASSFYAPLNNLANSFRQYNQNSIEVVGHTDSTGSHSYNMSLSQRRAQSVASYLIAQGVDGSRVSTRGMGPDQPVASNATAEGRAQNRRVEVTLRPLPGVQ; the protein is encoded by the coding sequence ATGTCCCGTCTATCCCTGATCGCCGCCTGCTCCGCTGCATTGCTGCTGGCCGGCTGCGCCTCGCAGAACCCGTACGACCAGAGCGCCCCGAGCTCGAACAAGACCGCCACCTACGGCGGCCTGGGGGCGCTGGCCGGTGCCGCTGCGGGGGCTTTGATCAATCACGACAACCGCGGCAAGGGCGCGCTGATCGGCGCCGCGGTGGGCGGTGCGGCCGGTGCCGGTTATGGCTACTACGCCGACAGGCAGGAGGCCGAGCTGCGTCGGCAGATGCAGGGCACCGGTGTCGAGGTGCAGCGCCAGGGCGATGTGATTCAGCTGATCATGCCGGGCAACATCACCTTCGCCACCGACTCGGCGGAGATCGCCAGCAGCTTCTACGCGCCGCTGAACAACCTGGCCAACTCCTTCCGCCAGTACAACCAGAACAGCATCGAGGTGGTCGGCCACACCGACAGCACCGGCTCGCACAGCTACAACATGAGCCTGTCGCAGCGCCGTGCGCAGAGCGTGGCCAGCTATCTGATCGCCCAGGGAGTGGATGGCAGCCGGGTCAGCACCCGCGGCATGGGGCCCGATCAGCCGGTGGCGAGCAACGCCACGGCCGAAGGGCGCGCGCAAAACCGCCGGGTTGAGGTCACCCTGCGCCCCCTGCCGGGCGTGCAGTAA
- a CDS encoding metal-dependent hydrolase, giving the protein MASTTPEGLQIRPRQLDFELPDPLPRHWHGGNAFKTHLFNAMSVLFPDGERFFIDSVRLFREQVEDPRLKEQIRGFIGQEGHHSREHLEYSERLRELGYDIDYLERGLKRRLAFLQKHLPSKLQLAATASVEHLTAIMADALLKDPLWLEGADPRMARLWRWHALEETEHKAVAFDVFQLVSGNPWLRRRAMLQSTFFFTLDTTKGLLHMLKRDGLLWNWRVWRDGLAWLWGSRGIYRPLVRVYLDFYKADFHPWQHDNLHLVQQYRGEFDTPAS; this is encoded by the coding sequence ATGGCCAGTACCACCCCGGAAGGCTTGCAGATCCGCCCGCGCCAGCTCGACTTCGAGCTGCCCGATCCACTGCCGCGACACTGGCACGGCGGCAATGCATTCAAGACCCATCTGTTCAACGCCATGTCGGTGTTGTTCCCCGACGGCGAGCGCTTCTTCATCGATTCGGTGCGGCTGTTTCGCGAGCAGGTCGAAGATCCGCGACTCAAGGAGCAGATACGCGGCTTTATCGGTCAGGAAGGCCATCACAGCCGCGAGCACCTCGAGTACAGCGAGCGCCTGCGCGAGCTGGGCTATGACATCGATTATCTGGAGCGAGGCCTCAAGCGCCGTTTGGCCTTTTTGCAGAAGCACCTGCCGAGCAAGCTGCAACTGGCCGCCACCGCCTCGGTGGAGCACCTGACCGCGATCATGGCCGACGCCCTGCTGAAGGATCCGCTCTGGCTGGAAGGCGCGGACCCGCGCATGGCGCGCCTGTGGCGCTGGCACGCCCTGGAAGAGACCGAGCACAAGGCGGTGGCCTTCGACGTGTTCCAGCTGGTCAGCGGCAACCCCTGGCTGCGCCGCCGCGCCATGCTGCAGAGCACCTTCTTCTTCACGCTCGACACCACCAAGGGCCTGTTGCACATGCTCAAGCGCGACGGCCTGCTGTGGAACTGGCGGGTATGGCGCGACGGCCTGGCCTGGCTATGGGGCTCGCGCGGCATCTATCGGCCGCTGGTGCGGGTCTACCTGGACTTCTACAAGGCCGACTTCCACCCCTGGCAGCACGACAACCTGCACCTGGTGCAGCAGTACCGCGGCGAATTCGATACGCCGGCCAGCTAA
- a CDS encoding metal-dependent hydrolase, with amino-acid sequence MASTTPEGLQIRPRHMDFDLPNPLPRHWNDGDAFKSHLFDAMSVLFPDGERFFIDSVRQFRDRIDDPLLKEQIRGFIGQEGHHSREHLEYSQRLRDLGYDIERIEKRARARIRYTQKKFSPQRQLAATAALEHITAIMADGLLKNPAHMAGAHPTLARLWRWHALEETEHKAVAFDVYNQVCGSRKLLRRAMVMGTFFFVLDTTRGLAHMLKVDGLLWNWRVWRDGLRWMWGKEGVFRPLLRPYLDFFKKDFHPWEHDNLALLHATREEFDGVPQPQASAA; translated from the coding sequence ATGGCCAGTACCACCCCGGAAGGTTTGCAGATCCGCCCGCGACACATGGATTTCGATCTGCCCAACCCGCTGCCGCGTCACTGGAACGACGGCGACGCGTTCAAGAGCCATCTGTTCGATGCCATGTCGGTGCTGTTCCCCGACGGCGAACGCTTCTTCATCGACTCGGTGCGCCAGTTCCGTGATCGCATCGACGACCCGCTGCTCAAGGAGCAGATTCGCGGCTTCATCGGCCAGGAAGGTCATCACAGTCGCGAGCACCTGGAATACAGCCAGCGCCTGCGTGATCTGGGTTACGACATCGAGCGCATCGAGAAGCGCGCCCGCGCGCGCATCCGCTACACCCAGAAGAAGTTCTCGCCACAGCGGCAGCTGGCCGCCACCGCGGCGCTGGAACACATCACCGCGATCATGGCCGACGGACTGCTGAAGAACCCGGCCCACATGGCCGGCGCCCATCCCACGCTGGCGCGCCTGTGGCGCTGGCATGCGCTGGAGGAAACCGAACACAAGGCCGTGGCCTTCGACGTCTACAACCAGGTGTGCGGCAGCCGCAAACTGCTGCGCCGGGCCATGGTCATGGGCACCTTCTTCTTCGTGCTCGACACCACCCGCGGCCTGGCGCACATGCTCAAGGTCGACGGCCTGCTGTGGAACTGGCGCGTCTGGCGCGACGGGCTGCGCTGGATGTGGGGCAAGGAAGGCGTGTTCCGCCCGCTCCTGCGTCCCTATCTGGACTTCTTCAAGAAGGACTTCCACCCCTGGGAACACGACAACCTCGCACTGCTGCACGCCACCCGCGAGGAATTCGACGGCGTGCCGCAACCTCAGGCCAGCGCAGCCTGA
- a CDS encoding OmpA family protein, with protein sequence MNTRRNLIAATAVMALLAGCTTNPYTGEQQAGKAGIYGGIGAVTGAAIGAATSSKKDRAKGALIGAAVGGAAGGGYGYYVDTQEAKLRQTLQGTGVQVQRNGDDLKLIMPGNITFASNSADISSSFYPTLNSLVLVFKEFNKNGVNIVGHTDSTGSQELNQSLSSRRAQSVANYLTANGVPGQRISAYGAGPSQPIASNATDAGRAQNRRVEINLRPL encoded by the coding sequence ATGAACACCAGGCGTAATCTGATCGCGGCCACCGCGGTCATGGCCTTGCTGGCCGGCTGTACCACCAACCCCTATACCGGCGAGCAGCAGGCCGGCAAAGCCGGCATCTACGGCGGTATCGGTGCGGTGACCGGTGCCGCGATCGGTGCAGCTACCTCGAGCAAGAAAGACCGTGCCAAGGGCGCGCTGATCGGTGCTGCAGTGGGCGGTGCGGCGGGTGGCGGCTACGGCTACTACGTCGATACCCAGGAAGCCAAGCTGCGCCAGACCCTGCAGGGCACCGGCGTGCAGGTGCAACGCAATGGCGATGACCTGAAGCTGATCATGCCGGGCAACATCACCTTCGCCAGCAACTCGGCCGACATTTCCAGCAGCTTCTATCCGACCCTGAATTCGCTGGTGCTGGTGTTCAAGGAATTCAACAAGAATGGCGTGAACATCGTCGGTCACACCGACAGCACCGGTTCGCAGGAGCTGAACCAGAGTCTGTCCAGCCGCCGTGCGCAGAGCGTGGCCAACTACCTGACCGCCAACGGCGTACCGGGCCAACGCATTTCCGCCTACGGCGCAGGCCCGAGCCAGCCGATCGCCAGCAACGCCACCGATGCCGGCCGTGCGCAGAACCGCCGCGTCGAGATCAATCTGCGTCCGCTCTGA